CGATGAAAATTACCATTGCAGCTGTGGGGAAACTTAAAGAAGCATACCTTCGTGACGGCGTAGCGGAGTTTCAAAAGCGCATTGCGCCCTTTGCGCAGCTTAATATAATAGAGGTAAACGAGGAGAAAATCGGGGAGCATCCTTCGGAAGCGGAGCGCAGGCAGCACTTGTCCAAGGAGGGCGCGCGCCTTTTGGAGCGGCTGCCGAAGGATGCTCTGCCGATCGCTCTCGATGTGCACGGAGAGATCATTTCCTCGGAAGAGTTGTCGAGACGGATGGATGACTACGCGCTCCACGGAGAGAGCCATATCGCATTCATCATCGGCGGTGCCTTCGGCTTAGGCGATAATGTCAGACAAAAGGCGAAGTGGCGGTGGTCATTCTCAAAGCTGACATTTACACATCAGATGGTGCGATTGCTGCTGACAGAGCAAATCTACCGCGCCTTTAAGATCAGCCGGAATGAAAAATATCATTGGTAAGGGGAACGGGATGTGAGATATCAGGAGCCACGAAAGCATAAGGTTGACCCTGAAAGAGTGAAAAATCGGCGCAGAAAGGTGCGGGACAACCTGCAGCTTCTGGTGGTTTTTATTCTGCTGGGCTTTGTTCTCACGCTCATTCGATACGGATGGATCCAGCTCGTGCAGGGCGATGAGATGGAGGCGCGTGTCCGCATGCAGGCGGAAGAGGAGTGGACGCTCCAGTCGCCGCGCGGCGCCATCTTGGATCGCAACGGGAGAGAGCTGGCTGTCAGTACGATGACGAAGTCACTCTTTGTCGATCCCAATCACGTGCGCGATGCCGAGCTGCTGGCATCAAGGCTGGCGCCGTTGATCGGCCTCACGGAGCAGGAGATCCTGGAGGATATCCGCGTGGGCGGCGGCTTTGTATGGGTCAAGCGGCGCATGGAGCCGGACGAGACCAAGGCGGTCAAGCGGATGATTGATGAAAATGAATACTGGGACTGTCTCGGTTTTCGGGATGAGGCGAAGCGCTATTATCCCAACGATATGCTGGCGGCCAATGTGCTCGGCTTCGTCGGGACGGACGATAAGGGACTCGACGGCGTTGAGCAGCAGTTTGACAGCCTCATCAAGGGCGTGGCGGAGGAAAGTGCGGTCATGACGGATGTCGGAAGCCGCCCCATTTTGGAGTCGCTCTTTCATCGGCAGAAGTATACCGGTGACGAGTGCAAGGTTGTCCGGCTTACCCTTGACAGCAACATCCAGTTCATCCTTGAGCAGGAGATGGACAAGGCGATGGCGGAGCATGCGCCACAACATGCCCTGGCGATCGTCATGAACCCGAAGACGGGCGAGATTTTGGGGATGGGGATGCGCCCTTCGTACAATCCGAATGCGTTTGCCAAATACCCGAATCATACTTGGAAAAACATCGCTGTATCGACCATCTATGAGCCCGGCTCCACCTTTAAGGCGGTCGTCGCTTCGGCGGCCTTGGCGGAGGGGCTTGTCACGCCGAATCAGACATACGTCGATCCCGGCTACGTCATGGTTTCCGGGAGGAAGATTCAAAACTGGAACGGAGAGAGCAACGGCACGGTCACGTTCACGGATATCGTAAAGAATTCGCTGAACACCGGCTTTGCACAGGTGGGGCTGCGCTTGGGCGCGGAGCTTTTGACAAAGTACGCGAAGCTCTTCGGGTTCGGAGAGCTTACGGGGATAGAACTTCCCGGAGAGGAGAGCGGGCTTCTCTTCAAGCCGCAGGACATGTATGATTCCGACATTGCGACGATGGCCATCGGACAGAGCATCGCCGTTACGCCGATACAGCTCATCACGGCGATGGCGGCGATCGCCAACGACGGCGTGCTGCTGCGGCCGCACATTATCAAATCAATACAGAATGCGGACGGATCCGTCTACATGGAGTCGAGAAGAGATGAGGTGCGGCAGGCAATTGATGCCGTGACGGACAAGACGGTCATAGGGCTCCTGGAGCAGGTCGTTACAACGGGCGGCGGACAAAAAGCGCAGGTCAAGGGGTATCGGATTGCCGGCAAGACGGGTACGGCGGAGAAGATCCGGCAGGACGGCGTCGGCTATATGAACGGGCATTATATTGCCTCTTTCTGCGGATTTGCCCCCGTCGAAGATCCGCAGGTGGTTGTTCTCGTTGTCATCGACGATCCGTCCGGACTCTTTTATGGAGGTCAGGTCGCGGCCCCGATTGCCTCGTCGATTTTCTCGCAGGTACTGCGCTACATGGAGGTCGAGCCGTCGAGTGACGCCTTTGCCGAGACGGAGCTGCAGAATGCGAAGCCTCTGCCGATACCGCCGAAGCCGAGGATGCCGACGAATGTGCCGGAAGGCAAGGTCGTCATGCCGGATCTCACCGGACTGACGATACGAGAGGCGGCGGATAAGCTGGCGGAGATTTCCATCACGCTTGAGGTGAAGGGCTCCGGCAAGGCGACGTATCAGAGCGTGCCGCCATACAGCATTGTCGATCCCGGCAGCGCCGTTGCCGTCGAATTCACGCCGTAAAATTTTTGAAATTCGCCTCTTTACAAGGGGCGGATTTCTTGGTATAATATCATTCTGTCAGTTAGTGCTGTGCACGGACTGAGATATCGCGGGGTGGAGCAGTCGGTAGCTCGTCGGGCTCATAACCCGAAGGTCACAGGTTCGAGTCCTGTCCCCGCAACCAAAGTGGGTAGGTGCCCGAGTGGTTAAAGGGAACGGACTGTAAATCCGTCGCCGTAGGCTACGATGGTTCGAATCCATCCCTGCCCACCATTTTTTATGAAAATCCGATATCATGCGGGATGGAGCAGTCGGTAGCTCGTCGGGCTCATAACCCGAAGGTCATAGGTTCAAGTCCTATTCCCGCACCCAATGATGGAAGTGCTGATATAGCTCAGTCGGTAGAGCGTATCCTTGGTAAGGATAAGGTCACCGGTTCAATCCCGGTTATCAGCTCCATATATAGGCGGCGTAGCTCAGCTGGCTAGAGCATTCGGTTCATACCCGGAGTGTCAGGAGTTCAAGTCTCTTCGCCGCCACCAAAACAGTCGGCTCAACCTCCATTGCGAAGGCAATGGAGGTTTTCAATTGGAAGCTTTGCGGCCCCCATATATTTTTCTTGACACGCATGGACTCTTATGCTAGATTATATTGGTGACATTATGGAAGGGGTGCAAAAACGATGCGTAACGCTGTTACTTTGGCCTGCACGGTCTGCAAGAATCGCAACTACCAGACCAATAAGAACAAGAAGAACAATCCGGACAGGCTTGAGTTCAACAAATATTGCAAATTCTGCAAGAAGCATACGCCGCACAAGGAAACGAAATAAGCCGAGTGGTGTAGATACGGGGTGTGTTCACTTTGACAGAAGAGAAGTCATCAGAGAGCTTTAATCTCTTCAAGTTTCTTGGAGACGTCAAAGCCGAGCTGAAGAAGGTGACATGGCCGACGAAAAAGGAGCTTGTCACCTATACGGGAGTCACAGGCATCGCGGTCGTCATTGTCTGCGCTCTCGTCTGGATTTGTGATACGATCTTTGCCAGATTGTTTCAGCTCATCCTGCGGTAATCACAAAATACTGGACTGAGGAGGTGAGGGACGCAGCCGCGTTCCTGAGGATGGAAGCAGAAAAGAGATGGTATGTCATACATACCTATTCCGGCTACGAGAACAAGGTCAAGGCAAATCTCGAGTCTCGCGTGCACAGCATGGGCATGGAGGATGCGATTTTCAACATCGTCGTGCCGATGGAAGACGAAACCGAGATCAAAGACGGCAAGTCGAAGACGGTCAAGAAAAAGGTCTTCCCCGGCTATGCGCTGGTTGAGATGATTGTCAACGACCGCTCCTGGTACGTTGTTCGCAATACGCCTGGTGTTACGGGCTTTGTCGGCTCGGGCACGAAGCCCATCCCCCTCACCGATGAAGAAGTCAAGCGCATCCTGGGGTCTCGGACGGAAGACGGCGATGCTGCCGAGCGTCCCGCCGTCGTACAGATAGATGTCGAGATTGGGCAGGCCGTACGCATCAAATCGGGCGCGTTCGAGAACTTTGAGGCGACTGTCTCGGAAACCGATCCGGAGCATGGAAAGCTCAAGGTGCTTGTGGATATGTTTGGCAGAGAGACCTCGGTCGAGATCGACTACGGTCAAGTAGAAAAGGTATGACTCTCATAAAATATCTCTGTAAGGAGGTGTAAGCAAGATGGCAAAGAAAGTCGCTAAAATGGTCAAGCTTCAAGTTCAGGCGGGTAAGGCTACGCCGGCTCCACCGGTTGGTCCTGCACTTGGTCAGGCCGGTGTCAATATCATGGCGTTTGTCAAGGAATTCAACGAGCGCACAGCAAAGCAGGTCGGTCTCATCATTCCGGTTGAGATTACCGTCTTTGAGGATCGTTCGTTTACCTTCATCACGAAGACTCCTCCGGCAGCCGTTCTTCTCAAGAAGGCCGCAGGTATCGAGAAGGCTTCCGGTGAGCCGAACAAGAACAAGGTCGCTAAGGTTCCGCGCGCAAAGGCTCGCGAAATCGCAGAGTCCAAGATGGCTGACCTCAACGCTGCAGATATTGAGGCCGCTACTCGCATGATCGAGGGCACGGCTCGCAGCATGGGTATCGAGATCACCGACTGATCGTCGCGTGATTTTGGTGGGAGACGATTCTCGTCGCAAGTACCACGTAAAGGAGATAAAAATGGCAAAACCAGGTAAGAAATACCAGGACGCTGCAAAGCTCATCGAGGCGGATAAGCTCTACAGTGTCGACGAGGCTATGGAACTCGTCAAGAAGACCGCAACGGCAAAGTTCGATGAGACCATCGAGCTCCACGTCCGTCTGGGTGTTGACCCGAAGTACGCTGACCAGCAGGTCAGAGGTGCGATCGTTCTGCCGCACGGCACAGGCAAGTCGGCTCGCGTGCTCGTCTTTGCCAAGGGCGAAAAGGTCAAAGAAGCGGAAGATGCCGGTGCAGATCACGTCGGCTCCGACGATATCGTGACCAAGATTCAGGGCGGCTGGTTCGACTTTGATGTCGCCGTCGCAACGCCTGACATGATGGGAACGGTCGGTCGTCTCGGTAAGGTGCTCGGTCCTCGCGGACTCATGCCGAACCCGAAGCTCGGTACCGTTACGATGGATCTCGCGAAGGCTATCAGCGAAATCAAAGCAGGTAAGGTTGAATACCGTACCGATAAGGCCGGTAATATCCATGTGCCGATCGGTAAGGCTTCCTTTGAGGCTTCCAAGCTTGCGGACAACATGAAGGCTCTCATGGATACGCTCATTCGTGTTCGTCCGGCAGCGGCAAAGGGACAGTATGTCAAGTCCATCACCGTCGTATCGACGATGGGCCCCGGCGTCCCCATTGCACCCCAGGCATAACCGCAGTCAGCCAATCGGACTGCGCGCAGGTTTGCCTGCTTGGTGTTTTCGTAACACCGCAGGCTTAACCCGGAATTACATATAGGGCTGAAGACAGCAGGCAGATGATATCTTTAAAGCGAAAGCGCCCGCCGAGGCCGGAGTAAAGGCATTGCCTTGCGGTCTCCGGATGCGTCTTTTCGCCCGGAGACTTTCTTATTTTATTTACGCATGGAGAGGAGGTGACATGTATGTCGACAAATCATGTTACTAAGATCAATCCTAAGAAGGAAGCTCTTGTCGCTGATCTCAAAGACAAGCTTACATCTGCGAAGGGTGCGGTTTTCACGAGCTACAAGGGGCTGACCGTCGCGCAGGATACGGCGCTTCGCCGCAAGCTGCGCGAGGCGGGGGTAACGTATCATGTTGTAAAGAACACGATGACGAGGCTCGCCGCGGATCAGGCTGGTCTGGAAGGGCTTGATGAGCATCTTGAAGGGACGACGGCGCTCGCAATCTCCTTTGAAGATGTCATTGCGCCGGCCAAGGCCATCGAGGATTTCATCAAGGAGAACAAGCTCGAGGACAGCGAAGTCCTGAAGGTCAAGGCCGGTATCGTTGAGGGCAAAGTCATCAACGAGGCTGAAGTCAAGGCGCTTGCTTCCCTGCCGTCGCGCGAGGTTCTGCTTGCAAAGCTCCTCGGCTCCATGCAGGCTCCTATCTCCGGCACAGTCAATACCCTTCAGGGTATCATTCGCAACGCTGTCTATGTATTCGAGGCAGTTCGCCAGCAGAAGGAATCCGCATAACGTATCCCGCCGCATAGCGGCATAAATCCGAAATCAAAATGATAACCTAATGGAGGTACTGAAAATGACTAAAGAAGAAATCATGAGTGCTATTGAGGGCATGACTGTCCTCGAACTTTCCGAGCTCGTCAAGGCTATGGAGGAGAAGTTCGGCGTCAGCGCTGCTGCGCCTGTTGCCGTTGCTGCTGCCGGTGCTGCTGCACCTGCTGCCGGTGCTGCTGCTGAGAAGGATTCCTTCGATGTTATCCTTGCATCCGCCGGGGACAAGAAGATCAACGTCATCAAGGTTGTCCGTGAGATCACGGGTCTTGGCCTCAAGGAAGCGAAGGAGCTCGTTGACGGCGCACCGAAGCCTGTTAAGGAAGGCGCTGCAAAGGCTGAAGCTGAGGAGATCAAGGGCAAGCTCGAGGAAGCCGGCGCAACGGTCGAACTCAAGTAATTGCATCTCTGAAGGAAGGGGCTGTGAAATAACAGCCTCTAATACAAAGGCGGTCCGCAAACTCTTTTGAGTCAGCGGACCGCTTTTTGTGGTAAATTTTACTTGCAATGAAAAATTCAACCACCAACTATTCTAAATCAAAACAAGCAATTTTGCCACTGTTTATTTCAGATTGTATGTGTCAAGATTTTCTCGGTGGTGAGTTTTCACCCTTGATGTGTCTGCCTTCGTGGCATAGCCTTTTTTTGCCTCTAAGCAAAGCATTTGGACAAATGTCCAATCCCACTGCTCATCGGCGCACTTACTGTAATCCTCCCATGTCGGATCCCGTCATACGTCGTGCTCTTGCTTCTTTTCAATGCCTCTCGCACGGCTCCGCGGAAGTCTCTTCCTACCTTCTCATTGAACAATTCCGCCTTTGCTGCCATGGCCTCTCGCAGATCACCATTCTTCAATCCAGTGATGATCTTTACCATCGCTTCGCCGCCGGCTCGACTCCATCGTCTGCCTTGCTTCTTCATCCGGTAGCTGTAGAGCCTATGGTTGCTTTCACACGTCCCCAAAAGCTTCCTGTATTCCCCGATCCCTCGTTCTTCCAAGCCGGCAAGGTATATCCAGTTTCTTTCTATGTACTTTCGAAGAAGCTCCACTTGTTCCGTTTGTCGCTCATCTTGGGACATAGATTCCACGGTATCCAATACTAGGCCCACTTCCTCACGCTCATGTATATACAGCGCTTTGTGTAGTTTCTTACACAGGGTCGAATTCGCCCATAAAAGGCGTTCTCTGCATTTTCTTTGTACGTGGTACCAATCCAGAAAGTGCTCATGCCGGCCGACGCTTCCAAGGATTTCTTCAAAGACGCCGCAGGTGTAACCGGCACCTCCATCACTGTTGCTCAGAACCAGGGTATGGGTTAGATCATAGTGGCTCCCCAGATAGTGCAGCAGACTCTCTTTGGCTTTCTCGTGATCGAGATTCGCTACATAGTGGGTGCCAATAAGGGTACGACGGTTGCCGTTTTCTTGCACGCCTTCGGCGATTTGGAATCGATGGAGCTCGAGCTGTTTCTTATTCTGCCCGTGCAGCATGAGTCCATCCCCTTCGATGTAGAGAACTTCCGGTCGGCGCAGTTCTGTCTCTTCCATGGGATCGGTGCTTTCCTGCAATTTCTCCCAAGCACCATAGGTTTCTCCTACTCGTCTCACGACATGTGCAACTTGTTGGTGGCTTATCGTGACGGGACTCAGCAGGTTGACGACAGCGGCTGTATCACGGTAGACGCTCTTGGCTGCAATACAGGCAATAACGTATTCCAAATAGGCGGTGTATCTCCGGTAAGGGCGAATACCCACTTCTTTGTCCAAGGGGTATATACCGGCTTCTCCTTCTTTTTTCATGCGCCTGCGACGGATTTGCATGGTTCCGTAGCTTGCTTGCACGCACCGTGCATCAAGCCGTTCCACGTGCCAGCCTTTGGCTGCGTATCGCTTTGCCAGTTCTTTGTCAATTCGTTCGAGTGCTTCGCTAACTGCACGGCATATCAGGATCTCAAAGTAACTGCGCAGTTGTTCTTCTTGGGAGATATTGTCTTTTGTACCCTTTATTATTTCCAGGATTTCTGTTACAATAGTTTCCATAAGAGACCTTCCTTCTTGTGTATTCGCCTCGTTAGCATACACTTTAGGGTACTGGTCTCTTTCTCTTTTTGCAACCCCCTCCGAGAACTATTTTACACTTACTTTCAGATTATTTGGATATTTGCGATCCGGTGTTGGTTTTTGACAGATTCATGGAGGGAATCGACTTGGAGAAGTACCTGAAAAGTGTTCCGGAACATATCACCGGACGCATCAGATACAACCCGACCAACATGCTGAAAGCAATCCTATTCGGATTCATATCCAACGGCTATATCTCACTGCGCGTTTTTTATATCATATTTTATCTTTTGTTCAATATATAATATATTGTAAAAATCAAGAAGATGATTTATACTGGAATTAGTTAAGTTGTAGTATTTATAAGGAGGAGTCTTTATGATCGTATCTGCAAAAAAGGTTCTGCAGGATGCAAAGAAGAACAGCTGCGCTGTGGTCGCTCCGGACTTCCTTGACCTCGATTCCTGCCGCAGTTTTTGTCAGGTGGCAGACGCACTCAAGAAACCTATTTTGCTCTCCTATGCGCAAGCGCACAGTCATGTTTTGCCACTGGAAGAAGCTGCGCTCATCGGGAAGTATTTTGCAGAAAAGGCAAGTGCACCGATCATCCTTCACCTTGACCATGGCGTCGATATTGACTTCCTCTCCCGGGCCATCAAGCTCGGATTTAACTCCATCATGATCGATGCTTCCATGGAGAGTTTTGAGGAAAACATCCGCATCACCAGGGATGTTGTCGCCATGGCACATGCGCACAGCAGAGATATCTCTGTTGAAGCGGAAATCGGTCATGTCGGAGGTTCCACAGAGGGAGGTCCTGTGACAGATACGGTTTATACGACCGTCGAGGAGGCGAGGAAGTTCTATGACGCGACCGGTGTGGACAGCCTCGCCGTCTCGGTCGGCACATCCCATGGAGCATATAAGAGCGACGCTCCGCCAGTCCTTCAGTTTGAGCGCCTGGCTGAGCTCAAGACGGCGATTCCCTGCCCTCTTGTGCTGCACGGAGGCAGCGGTACGGGCGATGATAACCTCAGGAAGGCGTCCCGTGCCGGTATATCCAAGCTCAATTTGTTCACGGAAATCTTCGTTTCTGCTCACAGGGAGGCGATGAAGACTCCTACGGATGGCTATGTGGAGAT
This portion of the Selenomonas sp. TAMA-11512 genome encodes:
- the rplL gene encoding 50S ribosomal protein L7/L12 — translated: MTKEEIMSAIEGMTVLELSELVKAMEEKFGVSAAAPVAVAAAGAAAPAAGAAAEKDSFDVILASAGDKKINVIKVVREITGLGLKEAKELVDGAPKPVKEGAAKAEAEEIKGKLEEAGATVELK
- the rlmH gene encoding 23S rRNA (pseudouridine(1915)-N(3))-methyltransferase RlmH encodes the protein MKITIAAVGKLKEAYLRDGVAEFQKRIAPFAQLNIIEVNEEKIGEHPSEAERRQHLSKEGARLLERLPKDALPIALDVHGEIISSEELSRRMDDYALHGESHIAFIIGGAFGLGDNVRQKAKWRWSFSKLTFTHQMVRLLLTEQIYRAFKISRNEKYHW
- the rplJ gene encoding 50S ribosomal protein L10, which encodes MSTNHVTKINPKKEALVADLKDKLTSAKGAVFTSYKGLTVAQDTALRRKLREAGVTYHVVKNTMTRLAADQAGLEGLDEHLEGTTALAISFEDVIAPAKAIEDFIKENKLEDSEVLKVKAGIVEGKVINEAEVKALASLPSREVLLAKLLGSMQAPISGTVNTLQGIIRNAVYVFEAVRQQKESA
- the rplA gene encoding 50S ribosomal protein L1, which gives rise to MAKPGKKYQDAAKLIEADKLYSVDEAMELVKKTATAKFDETIELHVRLGVDPKYADQQVRGAIVLPHGTGKSARVLVFAKGEKVKEAEDAGADHVGSDDIVTKIQGGWFDFDVAVATPDMMGTVGRLGKVLGPRGLMPNPKLGTVTMDLAKAISEIKAGKVEYRTDKAGNIHVPIGKASFEASKLADNMKALMDTLIRVRPAAAKGQYVKSITVVSTMGPGVPIAPQA
- a CDS encoding penicillin-binding transpeptidase domain-containing protein, giving the protein MRYQEPRKHKVDPERVKNRRRKVRDNLQLLVVFILLGFVLTLIRYGWIQLVQGDEMEARVRMQAEEEWTLQSPRGAILDRNGRELAVSTMTKSLFVDPNHVRDAELLASRLAPLIGLTEQEILEDIRVGGGFVWVKRRMEPDETKAVKRMIDENEYWDCLGFRDEAKRYYPNDMLAANVLGFVGTDDKGLDGVEQQFDSLIKGVAEESAVMTDVGSRPILESLFHRQKYTGDECKVVRLTLDSNIQFILEQEMDKAMAEHAPQHALAIVMNPKTGEILGMGMRPSYNPNAFAKYPNHTWKNIAVSTIYEPGSTFKAVVASAALAEGLVTPNQTYVDPGYVMVSGRKIQNWNGESNGTVTFTDIVKNSLNTGFAQVGLRLGAELLTKYAKLFGFGELTGIELPGEESGLLFKPQDMYDSDIATMAIGQSIAVTPIQLITAMAAIANDGVLLRPHIIKSIQNADGSVYMESRRDEVRQAIDAVTDKTVIGLLEQVVTTGGGQKAQVKGYRIAGKTGTAEKIRQDGVGYMNGHYIASFCGFAPVEDPQVVVLVVIDDPSGLFYGGQVAAPIASSIFSQVLRYMEVEPSSDAFAETELQNAKPLPIPPKPRMPTNVPEGKVVMPDLTGLTIREAADKLAEISITLEVKGSGKATYQSVPPYSIVDPGSAVAVEFTP
- a CDS encoding ISLre2 family transposase encodes the protein METIVTEILEIIKGTKDNISQEEQLRSYFEILICRAVSEALERIDKELAKRYAAKGWHVERLDARCVQASYGTMQIRRRRMKKEGEAGIYPLDKEVGIRPYRRYTAYLEYVIACIAAKSVYRDTAAVVNLLSPVTISHQQVAHVVRRVGETYGAWEKLQESTDPMEETELRRPEVLYIEGDGLMLHGQNKKQLELHRFQIAEGVQENGNRRTLIGTHYVANLDHEKAKESLLHYLGSHYDLTHTLVLSNSDGGAGYTCGVFEEILGSVGRHEHFLDWYHVQRKCRERLLWANSTLCKKLHKALYIHEREEVGLVLDTVESMSQDERQTEQVELLRKYIERNWIYLAGLEERGIGEYRKLLGTCESNHRLYSYRMKKQGRRWSRAGGEAMVKIITGLKNGDLREAMAAKAELFNEKVGRDFRGAVREALKRSKSTTYDGIRHGRITVSAPMSSGIGHLSKCFA
- the secE gene encoding preprotein translocase subunit SecE, which translates into the protein MFTLTEEKSSESFNLFKFLGDVKAELKKVTWPTKKELVTYTGVTGIAVVIVCALVWICDTIFARLFQLILR
- a CDS encoding class II fructose-bisphosphate aldolase, which encodes MIVSAKKVLQDAKKNSCAVVAPDFLDLDSCRSFCQVADALKKPILLSYAQAHSHVLPLEEAALIGKYFAEKASAPIILHLDHGVDIDFLSRAIKLGFNSIMIDASMESFEENIRITRDVVAMAHAHSRDISVEAEIGHVGGSTEGGPVTDTVYTTVEEARKFYDATGVDSLAVSVGTSHGAYKSDAPPVLQFERLAELKTAIPCPLVLHGGSGTGDDNLRKASRAGISKLNLFTEIFVSAHREAMKTPTDGYVEMMDAAKKGMKETLAHYIGVVS
- the rpmG gene encoding 50S ribosomal protein L33, translating into MRNAVTLACTVCKNRNYQTNKNKKNNPDRLEFNKYCKFCKKHTPHKETK
- the rplK gene encoding 50S ribosomal protein L11 is translated as MAKKVAKMVKLQVQAGKATPAPPVGPALGQAGVNIMAFVKEFNERTAKQVGLIIPVEITVFEDRSFTFITKTPPAAVLLKKAAGIEKASGEPNKNKVAKVPRAKAREIAESKMADLNAADIEAATRMIEGTARSMGIEITD
- the nusG gene encoding transcription termination/antitermination protein NusG; the protein is MEAEKRWYVIHTYSGYENKVKANLESRVHSMGMEDAIFNIVVPMEDETEIKDGKSKTVKKKVFPGYALVEMIVNDRSWYVVRNTPGVTGFVGSGTKPIPLTDEEVKRILGSRTEDGDAAERPAVVQIDVEIGQAVRIKSGAFENFEATVSETDPEHGKLKVLVDMFGRETSVEIDYGQVEKV